gtCAGTTTCTGAGAGCCAGTTTCTCTCATTGGATACTGATGTGCTGGAACTTCCTGAAGGTAGTCTATATGTACTTGACCTATGACCTACTGTTTTGCAACCATAATAAAATAATTTGAATAGCCTGCTAAATGTAATCACAAGTCTTATTTACTTTCCAGGGTTGACCATCCTCCAGACCACTTGTGGAAATGCATCCCATTATGGGGTGTTCTCAAACAAAGGCTCCATTCCTAAAGGGACTCGCTATGGGCCCTTCCAAGGCAAACTGGTCAATACGAGCGAGATCAAAACACACGATGACAACACGCTGATGTGGGAGGCAagttatttattacatttacatttagtcattttgcagacgctcttatccagagcgacggacagtaagtacagggacattcccccggggGAAGTAGGGTGACGGACACAACGTCGTttgacatggccaggaatcgaaccggcaaccttctgattactaggccggttctctaaccgctcagccatccgaCCCCCCACTCTCATTTTTGTATTTTCACACTCTCACTGTGTGAAAATAGCTCTAAGCCTAACCTCTACAGTGGTTAGGAGGTTCATAGTGGTGAATGCCAAAGTACCAAAGTTGCACAGGTGAATAGTTGAATAGAAATTATATACATAATTTTGTAGCATAAACATATGTGGCCATTGTGTTACAATTTCAGGGCTATTGGCTCAGTTGTGATGTGTAGCTTTATATAATTTCATATTTGAAGTCAACCTCTTTATTGTATTATTCAGGTGTTTGAGAATGGCCGTTTGAGTCACTTTGTGGACGGCCGGGGCAGCTCTGGGAACTGGATGTCCCTAGTGAAGTGTGCACGTTTCCCAGAAGAACAGAATCTGATTGCCATTCAGAGCCAACGTCAGATCTTCTATGAGACCTGCAAGGACGTCCAGCCGAGTCAGGAACTGCTGGTCTGGTACGGGGACTGTTATGTCCAATTCCTGGGTATCCCCCTCACCCTGAAGAACTCGCTTGAGGAGAACAACTCGATGCTCCCAGCTGAAGGTTGGTATTTGGCAAgtttaatgtagcctacatagacCTATCAGAATATATAATCATTATTTTAATCTATTTTATATTATAGTGTGTTATACTATATATAAAAGTATTGTTTTCTTTATTGTGATAGGCATGCTCAGTATACTCCTATGCTCTCCCTATTTCAGATCTTGGAGAAGGTTTCAAGTGTGATCGATGTGGGAAAGTCTTCGCGTACAAATATTACAGAGACAAGCATCTGAAGTATACACGATGCGTGGATCAGGGCGACCGGAAGTTTCCTTGTCATCTCTGCAACAGGTCTTTTGAGAAGAGAGACCGATTACGCATTCACATTTTACACGTTCACgagaaacacaggccacacaagGTGGGACAATACTTTTACTATCattttcactctttctttcacacatacactgtGCTAAATTGGACAAATACATTGGTGCTGAAAAACAGCTCCTGTTGTGTGTGCCGATGccaatatattttaaaatacgTGCTTTTTATTACTGTGTGTGAAGACAACCTCTGTGCATGATCATAATAATTTATACTCTATATTCTCACTGTTGTAGTGTTCGGTGTGCGGAAAGAGTTTCTCTCAGTCGTCCAGTCTGAATAAACACATGCGCGTGCACTCCGGAGAGCGGCCGTACAAGTGTGTCTACTGTAATAAGGTAGGCATAATTACCGTCCGTCCCGGTGCCAGTGCCCTCGGTGGGAGTTTCCGCCTTGACTCAAAAGAGTTCGAGCTTACCATTTAGGAGCTCCGTCATTTCATGGTGCATTTGGCATGAGCCCCTTATTGTCTCCTGACGCAGGCACGCTCCGCGGAGACACTTAATGCTAATTATCGCCAGATGTACACCCATCTCTTTGTTAGCTGAGATTACTCTTTGAATTTACGGCCCTCCAAGGGGCAGAAGTTTTCCTTGTTTTGTGCTCTCTATAACCTCCTCCTAGTTTTATGTACTCAACGACGTTTTGTTTCAACAAATATCTTGCTTTCCCATCAAAATAAGGGATTGACTTGCCCCTTTATTTCGTCTGAACTCTGAAGAGAATGCTAGTAAAATAGGCTGCAATTGAACGGTAGCTATATGCTCTCTTGACAGTCTGCCTTGAAGAATATACAGACTACAGACAGTGAATGTTGTGTCCTCAGGGCACTTACAATCTTTATTGATGTTAGAATTAACCGAATATTGGTGGGCCTATATTCGTCTGAAAGTGGTCGACTTAGAAGAGCGCCGAGACGAAGCCATCCCGCTTTTAAAAGTCCCGTTATTATCTCTGGACTCATGGGATATGTAGTCTCATCAATTGCACCTACCTATTCATAGTAAGATACAACAGTGAACATTTCATTTCTCGTCGTCGCTGTCACTCACTCcaccctgttcccctcctcgcCAGGCCTTCACAGCTTCCAGTATTCTGCGCACGCATATTCGCCAGCACTCTGGAGAGCGGCCTTTCAAGTGCAAGCACTGCGGAAAGGCCTTCGCATCGCACGCCGCGCATGACAGCCACGTCAGGCGTACCCACACCAAGGACAAGCCGTCTCCATGTGACGTTTGTGGAAGCACCTTTCCAGATGTAGAAGAACTCAAGCACCACATGAAGAATCATACAAGTAACCCAGATCATATTTTAGTTTATAGACGTAATGAAACAATAAGCTGTATTAGCTGCCAAGTAGCTTTGCCACGTTGAAAATTGATACTATTTTACGAATAGTTCTCCTCGTTAAGCCTTCGATGGGTATTTGCGGAGTGGCCTAAATctatttgagagttttttgttcattgatttgtttgttttcgTTCTGACAGAAAGACCGTTTTTGGAAACCGCGGCTCTTCCATCTCTATCCACAAACGAATCTATCGAGGGTGCAGGGATGTTTTCGGTTGGCAAGCCCAGCAGGACTCAGAGACTCCAGAGTGAAAACTTTCCCTTCAGCGGACTGACTGTACTCAATCCAGAATATCGGCCTTGGAAATAACACGCCCTGAAAATACTTCCTTTAAGGAAAACGCCGCTATGAGCAAActtacaaacaaaaaaatcgTTTTATGATATCAATATAGCCTAACAATTGCATTTATTTAATACAACAACCGCTGTTTTTTGTGTGTCAATGACGTGTCTTTCGTTTGTTtaatatgtttatttatttaaggaaaatTCAATTGATTGCCAAAATTGGTTTGTGGCTAAGAGCTACAGTTCATGATATCCTATTTGCTGTCTTCGTTGTTTCCGTTATCGAAATTACGCTTCAGAATCAGCACAACTGCTATTTTTGCCATTCGTGCTATTCgtttttattgttttaatttATAACAAGAAAACGTGTGATTTCATAGTAATCGTGACTGCTACATAAAATGTGTATACTACCTCTAGTCtataataaatgttttttgGTACATTTCCCGTTGGTTTCAAAAGCAGtcgatatgtgtgtgtatctgtttgtttAAAAGCCTATGCTTtctaattaaaaaataaaaactcagAGCATGACTATAGCTTCTGTGTACATAATGTAACTTTTTAAAAGTTGTCCTTGATTAAATGTTATGCCTACAAAAGGCCTACCTCGTGATACCTCGTGATGAAACGTTCAGAATTAATTTGGATTGCATGTAACACAATTCTCAAACGTTCACTCACTCCTGCCACAGTGTAAATTAACAAACCACAGCACCAAATGAATGACAATGGAGTGCAGCAATGAGGTGGGCCCAGGGTGGCCCGAGCCAAACACAAAGGCTGTCCTGATGACAT
The sequence above is drawn from the Osmerus eperlanus chromosome 15, fOsmEpe2.1, whole genome shotgun sequence genome and encodes:
- the prdm14 gene encoding PR domain zinc finger protein 14: MSVSVSSLPVVKDKSIHPSPLKSSPNHGTAYYHAHMTGTHYMDLFAGTHNLPHPLKSLGRLVTDTQTVMPFNFGGGTPPFIGHGGHQATVLHEQIFNVSSIPYRMLPGHTIYSRHDEQAAVATEHATGPLSDFSSPSSERSSAPSATPPKESLFRLRDTNSSPEKIRTYCFSEDDLFTVLYGYSRSQEHHAISGVALPGKSVSESQFLSLDTDVLELPEGLTILQTTCGNASHYGVFSNKGSIPKGTRYGPFQGKLVNTSEIKTHDDNTLMWEVFENGRLSHFVDGRGSSGNWMSLVKCARFPEEQNLIAIQSQRQIFYETCKDVQPSQELLVWYGDCYVQFLGIPLTLKNSLEENNSMLPAEDLGEGFKCDRCGKVFAYKYYRDKHLKYTRCVDQGDRKFPCHLCNRSFEKRDRLRIHILHVHEKHRPHKCSVCGKSFSQSSSLNKHMRVHSGERPYKCVYCNKAFTASSILRTHIRQHSGERPFKCKHCGKAFASHAAHDSHVRRTHTKDKPSPCDVCGSTFPDVEELKHHMKNHTKRPFLETAALPSLSTNESIEGAGMFSVGKPSRTQRLQSENFPFSGLTVLNPEYRPWK